The following proteins are co-located in the Aeromicrobium phoceense genome:
- a CDS encoding multifunctional oxoglutarate decarboxylase/oxoglutarate dehydrogenase thiamine pyrophosphate-binding subunit/dihydrolipoyllysine-residue succinyltransferase subunit yields the protein MAESSPTASATDAPHPDFGSNEWLVEEMYDQFTADPSSVGDEWADFFRKGGYGSNGGSNGVTESKASPPKSESSETRTDEPALEPSKQQAEKPATPEKTPSARAAEEKNPPAPAQAPPTPKPAEKKQPAAAKAPAKDKPAEQPAGPGEVEKVILRGAAARTATNMDASLAVPTATSVRSVPVKLLFDQRVVINNHLARARGGKVSFTHLIGYAVVQAVKSMPEMNTGFEYNEKGKPVQLNPEHINFGLAVDVQKSDGSRQLMVPNIKAAETMDFAQFWRGYETIVRKARDNKLEVSDFQGTTLSLTNPGGIGTNHSVPRLMAGQGLIVGVGSMDYPPEFQGASADTLSQMAVSKMMTLTSTYDHRVIQGAQSGEFLRRVHQLLLGAEGFYDDIFTSLRIPYEPIRWAQDISVNHDDDVDRQARVLELIHSFRVRGHLMADTNPLEYRQRTHPDLDIASHGLTLWDLDREFPVGSFGKASGKRFMKLREILGILRDSYVRTMAVEYMHIQGPEERAWFQERLERPHVKEPREEQLRILQKLNQAEAFETFLQTKFVGQKRFSLEGGETMVPLLDEICEGAAADGLEEVCIGMAHRGRLNVLVNIAGKDPANVFREFEGNIDPRTVQGSGDVKYHLGVDGEFTSVRGDTIKVSVAANPSHLEVVDPVLEGIARAKQDVLNRGEEFPVLPVLVHGDAAFAGQGVVAETLNLSQLRGYRTGGTVHVIVNNQVGFTTSPSASRSSTYCTDVARMVQAPIFHVNGDDPEACIRAAQLAYEYRRTFHKDVVIDLVCYRRRGHNEGDDPSFTQPLMYDTIEKKKSVRKLYTEALVGRGDITLEEAEEALKGYQKLLEQNLAKVKQAQHDSGYSRTPDYPEKPYDEELVTAITPDTLKAVSDAYTNVPEGFTVHPKVLPQLQRRAASITAGPIDWGTGEIIAMGSLLLDGRPVRLVGQDSRRGTFTTRFATIIDRKDGAEWTPLQHVGEDQASFYIYDSLLSEYAALGFEYGYSVARPEALTMWEAQFGDFVNGAQSVIDEYISSGETKWGQKSGVVLLLPHGYEGQGPDHSSGRIERFLTLAANDEMTIAQPSTPASYFHLLRRQNLQSQHRPLIVFTPKSMLRNKLAASQPEDFTSGTFRPVIGDDTVDPSRVERVILCSGKVTWDLMTDRKSREGDNPRTAIVRLEQLYPRPLAELKEEIAKYPNAREIRWVQDEPENQGPWPHVALYLRDALGLPMNPVTRPESSAPSVGSHSVHVTEFKDLMNRAFA from the coding sequence GTGGCCGAGTCCTCCCCCACCGCGTCGGCGACCGACGCTCCCCATCCCGACTTCGGCAGCAACGAGTGGCTGGTCGAAGAGATGTACGACCAATTCACCGCCGATCCGTCCTCGGTCGGCGATGAATGGGCCGACTTCTTCCGCAAGGGAGGGTACGGCTCCAACGGCGGATCCAACGGCGTGACCGAGAGCAAGGCCTCCCCGCCGAAGTCCGAGTCGTCCGAGACCCGGACCGACGAGCCGGCGCTCGAGCCCTCCAAGCAGCAGGCCGAGAAGCCGGCGACGCCCGAGAAGACACCGTCCGCCCGCGCGGCCGAGGAGAAGAACCCGCCGGCTCCGGCCCAGGCGCCGCCCACCCCGAAGCCGGCCGAGAAGAAGCAGCCCGCCGCGGCCAAGGCACCTGCGAAGGACAAGCCGGCCGAGCAGCCCGCCGGCCCCGGCGAGGTCGAGAAGGTCATCCTGCGTGGCGCCGCCGCGCGCACCGCCACGAACATGGACGCCAGCCTCGCGGTCCCCACCGCCACCAGCGTGCGCTCCGTGCCGGTGAAGCTGCTGTTCGACCAGCGCGTCGTCATCAACAACCACCTCGCCCGCGCTCGCGGCGGCAAGGTCTCGTTCACGCACCTGATCGGCTACGCCGTCGTCCAGGCCGTGAAGTCGATGCCCGAGATGAACACCGGCTTCGAGTACAACGAGAAGGGCAAGCCGGTCCAGCTGAACCCCGAGCACATCAACTTCGGGCTCGCGGTCGACGTCCAGAAGTCCGACGGCTCGCGCCAGCTGATGGTGCCGAACATCAAGGCCGCCGAGACGATGGACTTCGCGCAGTTCTGGCGCGGCTACGAGACCATCGTGCGCAAGGCCCGCGACAACAAGCTCGAGGTCAGCGACTTCCAGGGCACGACCCTGAGCCTGACGAACCCCGGTGGCATCGGCACGAACCACTCGGTGCCGCGCCTCATGGCCGGCCAGGGCCTCATCGTGGGCGTCGGCTCGATGGACTACCCGCCGGAGTTCCAGGGCGCCTCGGCCGACACGCTGTCACAGATGGCCGTGTCGAAGATGATGACCCTCACGTCGACGTACGACCACCGCGTCATCCAGGGCGCGCAGTCGGGCGAGTTCCTGCGTCGCGTGCACCAGCTGCTGCTGGGCGCCGAGGGCTTCTACGACGACATCTTCACGTCGCTGCGGATCCCCTACGAGCCCATCCGCTGGGCCCAGGACATCTCGGTCAACCACGACGACGACGTCGACCGCCAGGCCCGCGTGCTGGAGCTCATCCACTCCTTCCGCGTTCGCGGCCACCTGATGGCCGACACGAACCCGCTGGAGTACCGCCAGCGCACCCACCCCGACCTCGACATCGCGTCGCACGGCCTCACCCTGTGGGACCTCGACCGCGAGTTCCCCGTCGGCTCGTTCGGCAAGGCCTCGGGCAAGCGCTTCATGAAGCTGCGCGAGATCTTGGGCATCCTGCGCGACTCCTACGTGCGCACGATGGCCGTGGAGTACATGCACATCCAGGGGCCCGAGGAGCGCGCCTGGTTCCAGGAGCGCCTGGAGCGCCCGCACGTCAAGGAGCCCCGCGAGGAGCAGCTGCGGATCCTGCAGAAGCTCAACCAGGCCGAGGCCTTCGAGACCTTCCTGCAGACGAAGTTCGTCGGCCAGAAGCGCTTCAGCCTCGAGGGCGGCGAGACGATGGTCCCGCTGCTCGACGAGATCTGTGAGGGCGCTGCTGCCGACGGCCTCGAGGAGGTCTGCATCGGCATGGCGCACCGTGGTCGCCTCAACGTGCTCGTGAACATCGCCGGCAAGGACCCGGCCAACGTGTTCCGCGAGTTCGAGGGCAACATCGACCCGCGCACCGTCCAGGGCTCGGGCGACGTCAAGTACCACCTGGGCGTCGACGGCGAGTTCACCTCGGTCCGTGGCGACACGATCAAGGTCTCGGTCGCGGCGAACCCGTCGCACCTGGAGGTCGTCGACCCGGTCCTGGAGGGCATCGCCCGCGCCAAGCAGGACGTGCTGAACCGTGGCGAGGAGTTCCCGGTCCTGCCGGTCCTCGTCCACGGTGACGCGGCGTTCGCGGGCCAGGGCGTCGTCGCCGAGACGCTGAACCTGTCGCAGCTGCGGGGTTACCGCACCGGCGGCACGGTCCACGTGATCGTGAACAACCAGGTCGGCTTCACCACGAGCCCGTCGGCGTCGCGGTCCTCGACCTACTGCACCGATGTCGCGCGGATGGTCCAGGCGCCGATCTTCCACGTGAACGGCGACGACCCGGAGGCCTGCATCCGTGCCGCGCAGCTGGCCTACGAGTACCGCCGCACGTTCCACAAGGACGTCGTCATCGACCTGGTCTGCTACCGCCGTCGCGGCCACAACGAGGGCGACGACCCGAGCTTCACGCAGCCGCTGATGTACGACACGATCGAGAAGAAGAAGTCGGTGCGCAAGCTGTACACCGAGGCTCTCGTCGGCCGTGGCGACATCACGCTCGAGGAGGCCGAGGAGGCGCTGAAGGGCTACCAGAAGCTGCTCGAGCAGAACCTGGCGAAGGTCAAGCAGGCCCAGCACGACTCCGGCTACTCGCGCACGCCCGACTACCCCGAGAAGCCGTACGACGAAGAGCTCGTCACCGCGATCACCCCCGACACGCTCAAGGCCGTCTCCGACGCCTACACGAACGTGCCCGAGGGCTTCACGGTGCACCCGAAGGTGCTGCCCCAGCTGCAGCGCCGCGCGGCCTCGATCACGGCCGGCCCGATCGACTGGGGCACCGGCGAGATCATCGCGATGGGCTCGCTGCTGCTCGACGGGCGTCCCGTGCGCCTCGTCGGCCAGGACTCGCGCCGTGGCACGTTCACGACGCGCTTCGCCACGATCATCGACCGCAAGGACGGAGCCGAGTGGACCCCGCTGCAGCACGTGGGCGAGGACCAGGCGTCCTTCTACATCTACGACTCGCTGCTGAGCGAGTACGCCGCGCTCGGCTTCGAGTACGGCTACTCGGTGGCGCGTCCCGAGGCGCTGACGATGTGGGAGGCCCAGTTCGGCGACTTCGTCAACGGCGCCCAGTCGGTCATCGACGAGTACATCAGCTCGGGTGAGACCAAGTGGGGCCAGAAGTCCGGCGTCGTGCTGCTGCTGCCGCACGGCTACGAGGGCCAAGGCCCCGACCACTCCTCAGGACGCATCGAGCGCTTCCTGACGCTCGCGGCCAACGACGAGATGACGATCGCCCAGCCGTCGACGCCCGCGTCGTACTTCCACCTCCTGCGCCGGCAGAACCTGCAGTCGCAGCACCGTCCGCTCATCGTCTTCACGCCGAAGTCGATGCTGCGCAACAAGCTGGCCGCGAGCCAGCCGGAGGACTTCACCTCCGGCACGTTCCGTCCGGTCATCGGTGACGACACGGTGGATCCCAGCCGCGTCGAGCGGGTCATCCTGTGCTCGGGCAAGGTCACGTGGGACCTGATGACCGATCGCAAGAGCCGCGAGGGCGACAACCCCCGCACCGCGATCGTGCGTCTCGAGCAGCTCTACCCGCGTCCGCTGGCCGAGCTCAAGGAGGAGATCGCGAAGTACCCGAACGCTCGCGAGATCCGCTGGGTCCAGGACGAGCCGGAGAACCAGGGGCCGTGGCCGCACGTCGCGCTGTACCTGCGCGACGCGCTCGGCCTGCCGATGAACCCGGTCACCCGTCCGGAGTCCTCGGCTCCGTCCGTGGGCTCGCACTCGGTGCACGTCACCGAGTTCAAGGACCTGATGAACCGGGCCTTCGCCTGA
- a CDS encoding OsmC family peroxiredoxin, which translates to MPTRTARTAWDGGFEDGSGQVELTSSGLGTFEMSFPKRSSDDGGGATNPEELIAAAHSACFTMQLTALLGRAGATVNAVETSADVTLGPDPDGGFRITQITLTVRAEAEGIDATEFQQVADEAKETCPVSKALDGVDDITLDATLETV; encoded by the coding sequence ATGCCCACTCGTACTGCACGCACCGCCTGGGACGGCGGCTTCGAGGACGGATCCGGCCAGGTCGAGCTCACGTCCTCGGGCCTGGGCACGTTCGAGATGTCGTTCCCGAAGCGCTCGTCCGATGACGGCGGCGGCGCCACCAACCCCGAGGAGCTCATCGCCGCAGCGCACAGCGCCTGCTTCACGATGCAGCTGACGGCGCTGCTCGGACGCGCCGGCGCCACCGTGAACGCGGTGGAGACCTCGGCCGACGTGACGCTCGGCCCGGACCCCGACGGCGGCTTCCGGATCACCCAGATCACCCTCACCGTCAGGGCCGAGGCGGAGGGGATCGACGCCACCGAGTTCCAGCAGGTGGCCGACGAGGCCAAGGAGACGTGCCCCGTCAGCAAGGCGCTCGACGGCGTCGACGACATCACCCTCGACGCCACACTCGAGACCGTCTGA
- a CDS encoding MBL fold metallo-hydrolase translates to MEVTEVADGIWFAHTEFVNWIVLVEDGRAALVDCGYPGQAALVEESVRRAGATMDQVEALVVTHNHVDHTGSMPALAARGVRVLAGAEELPMLRGERVESATTADVLVRAWRPRVLRWALGIARLGASGHPRVDDAEAVTPGTPLDIARSPVPLHLPGHTSGHLALYFPEQRAVATGDALVTGHSLSPVEGPQAIDAFFHHDTARLRATLPDLALLDADLVLPGHGPVAHVPIARAVGEALSH, encoded by the coding sequence GTGGAGGTCACCGAGGTCGCGGACGGCATCTGGTTCGCGCACACCGAGTTCGTCAACTGGATCGTGCTGGTCGAGGACGGGCGCGCGGCGCTCGTGGACTGCGGCTACCCCGGGCAGGCCGCGCTGGTGGAGGAGTCCGTGCGCCGCGCCGGCGCCACGATGGACCAGGTCGAGGCCCTCGTCGTGACCCACAACCACGTCGACCACACCGGGTCGATGCCGGCGCTGGCCGCCCGCGGCGTGCGGGTGCTCGCGGGGGCTGAGGAGCTGCCGATGCTCCGGGGCGAGCGCGTCGAGAGCGCCACCACGGCCGACGTCCTCGTGCGCGCCTGGCGGCCCCGGGTGCTGCGCTGGGCCCTGGGCATCGCCCGCCTCGGCGCGTCGGGGCATCCGCGGGTCGACGACGCCGAGGCGGTGACGCCCGGGACGCCGCTCGACATCGCCCGCTCACCCGTTCCGCTGCACCTGCCGGGCCACACCTCGGGGCACCTGGCGCTGTACTTCCCCGAGCAGCGTGCCGTGGCCACGGGGGACGCGCTCGTGACCGGGCACTCGCTCAGCCCGGTCGAGGGCCCGCAGGCGATCGACGCGTTCTTCCACCACGACACGGCCCGGCTGCGCGCGACGCTGCCGGACCTCGCCCTGCTCGACGCCGACCTCGTGCTGCCGGGTCATGGGCCCGTCGCCCACGTGCCGATCGCCCGGGCCGTCGGTGAGGCGCTGAGTCACTGA
- a CDS encoding thiamine pyrophosphate-dependent enzyme, which translates to METIDEYVVRVLPELRADPGGERDADVDALRRLFAAQVQSRHLDFAARWLQAQGQGHYTIGSAGHESNAALGLLSEVTDPALLHYRSGGLYAARSAKAGRDDGVRAVLQSLTSARSDPMSGGRHKVFGHPALSIIPQTSTISSHLPRAVGLGLGLGFARRLGRHTAWPEDAVVLCSFGDASVNHSTAVGALNAAAYLTHRGLECPVLFVCEDNRIGISTASPVGWPGAMLERLPGIGYRTADGDDPVGLLAQTRDALDEVRSSRRPGVLHLSTVRFLGHAGSDTEIAYRTRRRIEADHVHDPLVATARALVDAGAMTGAEALDAYEEMRRTVMEGAEAIIGEARLESRAAVTAPLALPSVASVAGEPADGPRRTLAQAINATLVELLEEHGETLVFGEDVAVKGGVYGVTRGLRKRFGGQRVFDTLLDEQTILGTALGTALAGFVPIPEIQYLAYLHNAEDQLRGEAASLAFFSAGQYRNGMVVRVAGLAYQRGFGGHFHNDNSVAVLRDIPGLVLAVPSHPANAPGLLRACHELARQGQVCVYLEPIARYHSRDLHEEGDGLWTAAASEGAVIAPGELGVHGDGRDVVLVTFGNGTFMSLRAAEVLRAQGIEATVVDLRWLAPLPEERIVDACRDFDAVLVVDETRRSGGVGEGVVSALVAGRHPGRIARVASADSFIPLGPASDQVLLGEDEIVRAALALLA; encoded by the coding sequence ATGGAGACGATCGACGAGTACGTCGTCCGCGTGCTGCCGGAGCTGCGTGCGGATCCCGGCGGGGAGCGGGACGCGGACGTGGACGCCCTGCGTCGGCTGTTCGCCGCCCAGGTCCAGAGCCGGCACCTCGACTTCGCGGCGCGCTGGCTGCAGGCGCAGGGCCAGGGGCACTACACGATCGGCTCCGCCGGGCACGAGAGCAACGCCGCCCTCGGCCTGCTGTCGGAGGTCACCGACCCGGCGCTGCTGCACTACCGCTCGGGCGGACTGTACGCGGCGCGGTCGGCCAAGGCCGGACGCGACGACGGGGTGCGGGCGGTCCTGCAGAGCCTCACCAGCGCCCGCAGCGACCCGATGTCGGGCGGGCGGCACAAGGTCTTCGGCCATCCGGCGCTCAGCATCATCCCGCAGACCTCCACCATCAGCTCGCACCTGCCGCGCGCCGTCGGGCTGGGGCTGGGGCTCGGCTTCGCCCGGAGGCTGGGCCGACACACCGCGTGGCCCGAGGACGCCGTCGTGCTGTGCAGCTTCGGCGACGCCTCGGTCAACCACTCGACCGCCGTCGGTGCGCTCAACGCCGCGGCCTACCTCACGCACCGGGGGCTGGAGTGCCCCGTGCTGTTCGTGTGCGAGGACAACCGGATCGGCATCAGCACCGCGTCGCCCGTGGGCTGGCCGGGCGCCATGCTGGAGCGGCTCCCCGGGATCGGCTACCGGACCGCGGACGGGGACGACCCGGTCGGCCTGCTGGCGCAGACGCGGGACGCGCTCGACGAGGTGCGCTCCAGCCGTCGGCCCGGGGTGCTGCACCTGAGCACCGTCCGGTTCCTCGGTCACGCCGGCTCCGACACCGAGATCGCCTACCGCACACGGCGCCGGATCGAGGCCGACCACGTCCACGACCCGCTCGTCGCGACCGCCCGGGCGCTCGTCGACGCCGGCGCGATGACCGGGGCCGAGGCACTCGACGCCTACGAGGAGATGCGCCGGACCGTCATGGAGGGGGCCGAGGCGATCATCGGCGAGGCGCGCCTGGAGTCGCGTGCCGCCGTCACGGCGCCGCTCGCGCTGCCGTCGGTCGCTTCGGTGGCCGGGGAGCCGGCCGACGGACCGCGGCGCACCCTGGCGCAGGCGATCAACGCCACGCTCGTGGAGCTGCTGGAGGAGCACGGCGAGACCTTGGTCTTCGGTGAGGACGTGGCGGTCAAGGGCGGCGTCTACGGCGTGACCCGCGGCCTGCGCAAGCGCTTCGGCGGTCAGCGCGTCTTCGACACGCTGCTGGACGAGCAGACGATCCTCGGCACGGCCCTGGGCACGGCGTTGGCCGGGTTCGTGCCGATTCCCGAGATCCAGTACCTGGCGTACCTGCACAACGCGGAGGACCAGCTGCGTGGCGAGGCCGCCTCGCTCGCCTTCTTCTCCGCCGGCCAGTACCGCAACGGCATGGTGGTCCGCGTCGCCGGACTGGCCTACCAGCGAGGCTTCGGCGGCCACTTCCACAACGACAACTCGGTGGCCGTGCTGCGTGACATCCCCGGACTGGTGCTTGCGGTCCCGAGCCATCCCGCCAACGCTCCGGGACTGCTGCGGGCCTGCCACGAGCTCGCCCGGCAGGGACAGGTGTGCGTGTACCTCGAGCCGATCGCGCGCTACCACTCCCGCGACCTGCACGAGGAGGGCGACGGCCTGTGGACCGCGGCCGCCTCGGAGGGTGCGGTCATCGCCCCGGGGGAGCTCGGGGTGCACGGCGACGGCCGCGACGTCGTGCTCGTCACGTTCGGCAATGGCACGTTCATGAGCCTGCGGGCGGCGGAGGTCCTGCGGGCCCAGGGCATCGAGGCGACCGTCGTCGACCTGCGCTGGCTGGCGCCGCTGCCCGAGGAGCGGATCGTCGACGCGTGCCGCGACTTCGACGCGGTGCTCGTGGTCGACGAGACCCGTCGCTCCGGCGGCGTGGGGGAGGGAGTCGTGAGCGCCCTCGTCGCCGGACGACACCCGGGCCGCATCGCGCGCGTCGCCAGCGCCGACAGCTTCATCCCGCTGGGCCCGGCCTCCGACCAGGTGCTCCTGGGCGAGGACGAGATCGTCCGCGCCGCGCTCGCCCTGCTGGCCTGA
- a CDS encoding helix-turn-helix domain-containing protein, producing MTHSALVDSAAGDDPAVGLRAVRSLRELADRLESLQVARARQLGWSWQEVAEALGVSKQAVHKKHGRSK from the coding sequence ATGACGCATTCCGCACTGGTGGACTCCGCAGCGGGCGATGACCCGGCTGTCGGGCTGCGGGCGGTGAGGTCGCTGCGCGAGCTCGCCGACCGGCTCGAGTCGCTCCAGGTCGCCCGGGCCCGACAGCTCGGCTGGTCCTGGCAGGAGGTCGCCGAGGCTCTCGGCGTCAGCAAGCAGGCGGTCCACAAGAAGCACGGCAGGAGCAAGTGA
- a CDS encoding Clp protease N-terminal domain-containing protein, protein MFEKFSHEARTAVVAAQEVARESATRRIDTRHLLVALTRAQGPARTALEASGVDVAGLSARALADLRSGGLDADALAGIGIDLEAVRREAERTFGADALERAGRARGGHIPFAPEAKKALELALREAIRLKQKRIDGGHLLLGILRADCAGRALLVEAGVDTGALRTAIEGRRSAA, encoded by the coding sequence ATGTTCGAGAAGTTCTCCCACGAGGCCCGCACCGCCGTCGTCGCCGCACAGGAGGTCGCGCGGGAGTCGGCCACCCGCCGGATCGACACGCGCCACCTGCTCGTCGCCCTGACGCGAGCCCAGGGTCCGGCCCGCACGGCGCTCGAGGCGTCGGGGGTCGACGTCGCCGGGCTGTCTGCCCGGGCACTCGCCGATCTCCGGTCCGGCGGTCTCGATGCCGACGCGCTCGCGGGCATCGGCATCGACCTGGAGGCGGTGCGCCGTGAGGCGGAGCGGACCTTCGGGGCTGATGCGCTGGAGCGTGCGGGACGCGCTCGCGGCGGCCACATTCCGTTCGCGCCGGAGGCGAAGAAGGCGCTCGAGCTCGCTCTGCGCGAGGCCATCCGGCTGAAGCAGAAGCGGATCGACGGGGGACACCTGCTGCTCGGCATCCTGCGCGCGGACTGCGCCGGACGCGCCCTCCTCGTGGAAGCCGGCGTCGACACGGGCGCCCTCCGGACGGCGATCGAGGGCCGGCGCAGCGCCGCCTGA
- a CDS encoding GNAT family N-acetyltransferase, which produces MPDTTSATHQDLPNLPEPWRARVPGYADIDALVALRRLDELQGTGEAHVDPAGIESEVAGQASWTRRQLVAVGDDDVPRAWITVHDRAAGRALIWGYFDRDVEQIDAIAKAFYAWAEDAAVAMARFRGVTATRLDESPFAGDTRQAGWLRQAGYAKRRTWLHMERPVTADEASLEPRAGVTVRPVERHENGMPVAADLQVVHQMLETSFQDHFNSYRESFSEFVQRLREDPGHSWDHWWLAYVDTDGGHHVPAGTVVCSSSAAPEGGTPGTYVEYIGVNRAARGRGVAKSLLATVIADAARSGRDRVSLEVDADSPTKADELYRSLGWETDYVTESWFKDLDLS; this is translated from the coding sequence ATGCCCGACACCACGAGCGCGACCCACCAGGACCTTCCCAACCTCCCGGAGCCGTGGCGCGCACGGGTTCCCGGCTACGCCGACATCGACGCCCTGGTCGCCCTGCGACGGCTCGACGAGCTGCAGGGAACGGGCGAGGCACACGTCGATCCCGCGGGGATCGAGTCCGAGGTGGCGGGGCAGGCGAGCTGGACCCGCCGGCAGCTCGTCGCCGTGGGTGACGACGACGTGCCGCGCGCGTGGATCACGGTGCACGACCGGGCCGCCGGGCGTGCGCTGATCTGGGGATACTTCGACCGCGACGTGGAGCAGATCGACGCGATCGCAAAGGCGTTCTACGCCTGGGCGGAGGATGCCGCCGTCGCGATGGCCCGCTTCCGCGGCGTCACCGCCACCCGGCTCGACGAGAGTCCCTTCGCCGGTGACACGCGCCAGGCCGGCTGGCTGAGGCAGGCGGGCTACGCCAAGCGCCGCACGTGGCTGCACATGGAGCGCCCCGTCACCGCGGACGAGGCCTCGCTCGAGCCCCGCGCCGGCGTCACCGTCCGGCCGGTCGAGCGGCACGAGAACGGGATGCCCGTCGCGGCGGACCTGCAGGTCGTGCACCAGATGCTCGAGACCTCGTTCCAGGACCACTTCAACTCCTACCGCGAGAGCTTCTCGGAGTTCGTCCAGCGACTGCGGGAGGATCCCGGCCACAGCTGGGACCACTGGTGGCTCGCGTACGTCGACACCGACGGCGGCCATCACGTGCCGGCGGGCACCGTGGTGTGCTCGTCGAGCGCGGCCCCCGAGGGCGGCACCCCGGGCACCTACGTGGAGTACATCGGCGTGAACCGGGCGGCACGCGGACGAGGGGTGGCGAAGTCGTTGCTGGCCACCGTGATCGCCGATGCGGCCCGCAGCGGTCGGGATCGGGTGTCCCTCGAGGTCGATGCCGACTCCCCCACCAAGGCCGACGAGCTGTACCGCTCGCTGGGCTGGGAGACCGACTACGTCACCGAGTCCTGGTTCAAGGACCTCGACCTCAGCTGA
- a CDS encoding ABC transporter permease → MSTVDVAVRSGMRRGWIEFRNSLRAPEDLMYYVLLNGILAVVLYLNRDNMIEDADISVAHFIVPNALAMMVVFGAAYGLATVVVTEREDGTLLRAKSVPRGMRGYVVGQSARVTYETIFGSAIILAAATALVDGLWHRGVPGLLGVVALIVLGLLACAPIGFVLGSIFKNPRSVGGWGMVVIGALVYASGIFSTGGLPRWVEVVGQLFPLHWLAAGMRAALLPDWAATLEPGGEWRVWQAVAVLTVWAVIGMVLAPRLLQRMARRESGSAVAARRDKALTRV, encoded by the coding sequence GTGAGCACCGTCGACGTCGCCGTCCGCTCCGGGATGCGGCGCGGCTGGATCGAGTTCCGCAACAGCCTCCGCGCCCCCGAGGACCTGATGTACTACGTGCTCCTCAACGGGATCCTCGCGGTCGTGCTGTACCTCAACCGCGACAACATGATCGAGGACGCCGACATCAGCGTGGCCCACTTCATCGTGCCCAACGCGCTCGCGATGATGGTGGTCTTCGGCGCGGCCTACGGGCTGGCCACGGTGGTCGTGACCGAGCGCGAGGACGGCACCCTGCTGCGCGCGAAGAGTGTCCCGCGCGGCATGCGCGGCTATGTCGTGGGACAGTCCGCGCGGGTGACGTACGAGACGATCTTCGGCTCCGCGATCATCCTCGCGGCCGCCACGGCTCTCGTGGACGGCCTCTGGCATCGCGGCGTGCCGGGACTCCTCGGCGTCGTGGCGCTGATCGTGCTGGGCCTGCTGGCCTGCGCGCCGATCGGCTTCGTGCTGGGCTCGATCTTCAAGAACCCCCGCTCGGTGGGCGGCTGGGGCATGGTCGTCATCGGCGCCCTCGTCTACGCCTCGGGGATCTTCAGCACGGGTGGATTGCCGCGCTGGGTGGAGGTCGTCGGGCAGCTCTTCCCGCTGCACTGGCTCGCGGCCGGGATGCGCGCGGCGCTGCTCCCCGACTGGGCCGCCACCCTCGAACCCGGCGGGGAATGGCGGGTCTGGCAGGCGGTCGCGGTGCTGACGGTGTGGGCCGTGATCGGGATGGTCCTGGCTCCGCGACTGCTGCAGCGCATGGCCCGCCGGGAGTCCGGATCGGCCGTGGCGGCGCGCCGCGACAAGGCCCTCACGCGGGTCTGA
- a CDS encoding ABC transporter ATP-binding protein: MDPDPSQQPAVVTASGLRMSYGPREVLKGLDFEVRRGEVVALLGPNGAGKTTTIEILEGFRKPSDGEVRVLGESPLTADEAWRSRVGVVLQSWRDHGRWQVRELLEQFGSYYAPYATPDHPRPYDTDELLDRVGLTAQASAKVKSLSGGQRRRLDVAIGIVGRPEMLFLDEPTVGFDPVARRDFHALVRRLSDLEDTTILLTTHDLNEAEKLADRILILNHGRIVADGSAASLAEQISGTTEVRWTHHGEAHVHTTADGTDFVRDLLARHPDGITDLEVRRSTLEDTYLAMVARHEQSDEPREVVA, from the coding sequence GTGGATCCAGACCCGTCGCAGCAGCCCGCGGTCGTCACCGCGTCCGGACTCCGCATGTCCTACGGGCCTCGGGAGGTCCTCAAGGGCCTGGACTTCGAGGTGCGCCGCGGCGAGGTGGTGGCCCTGCTGGGCCCCAACGGCGCCGGGAAGACCACCACGATCGAGATCCTCGAGGGGTTCCGCAAGCCGTCCGACGGCGAGGTGCGCGTCCTCGGCGAGTCGCCGCTCACGGCCGACGAGGCGTGGCGCTCGCGGGTCGGCGTGGTGCTGCAGTCGTGGCGCGACCATGGCCGCTGGCAGGTGCGCGAGCTGCTCGAGCAGTTCGGCTCGTACTACGCGCCGTACGCCACGCCCGACCACCCGCGCCCCTACGACACGGACGAGCTGCTGGACCGGGTCGGCCTGACGGCCCAGGCCAGCGCGAAGGTCAAGTCGCTCTCGGGCGGCCAGCGGCGCCGGCTGGACGTCGCGATCGGCATCGTCGGCCGCCCGGAGATGCTGTTCCTCGACGAGCCGACGGTCGGCTTCGACCCCGTGGCCCGCCGGGACTTCCACGCCCTCGTGCGCCGGCTCAGCGACCTCGAGGACACCACCATCCTGCTGACGACGCACGACCTGAACGAGGCGGAGAAGCTCGCCGACCGGATCCTCATCCTGAACCACGGACGCATCGTGGCCGACGGCAGCGCGGCCTCCCTCGCCGAGCAGATCTCGGGCACCACCGAGGTGCGGTGGACCCATCACGGCGAGGCCCACGTGCACACCACCGCCGACGGCACCGACTTCGTGCGCGACCTCCTCGCACGTCACCCCGACGGGATCACCGACCTCGAGGTCCGCCGGTCGACCCTCGAGGACACCTACCTGGCCATGGTGGCCCGGCACGAGCAGTCCGACGAGCCGCGGGAGGTGGTCGCGTGA